The following are from one region of the Petrotoga mobilis SJ95 genome:
- a CDS encoding tetratricopeptide repeat protein encodes MRQKLFVLLFFIIFTLSTFATVFDDFVYYVDLQTMYESDDPYLKILGGLLKRWETGLSMYVDNLQLSNLVLFPDDETTLKILKESDPYFYLEPTELFEEALREYPDSIIINSMYLFFNFQYWQNSLDPSVAKEIFEYSEKIERLVGGKTPYTVYYQGQILSKSKIYNDPQKAYNDLKEIYLTYNYDKKIIESLVEISFQTNNYEIIKDLYNSYMDLKGQNAQTLLYFSKIFYNMGETEKSKEIALSLIPVSKDSSILSETYEFLGDIENNYGKQIEYYQKALTHDKENGRIMSKLGLTYYHWDKKEYGQLARYFLNGAQSRNYVTEEMEKALKELRSRVVFEIFLKYLLPLLLGVAFALWLLYYLDKKRKIKEHNRIFKEQNNK; translated from the coding sequence TTGAGACAAAAATTATTTGTGTTGCTTTTTTTTATTATTTTTACGTTATCGACCTTTGCCACAGTTTTTGATGATTTTGTTTACTACGTAGATCTTCAAACAATGTATGAATCAGATGATCCATATTTAAAGATCCTTGGAGGCTTGTTGAAACGATGGGAAACGGGATTATCGATGTATGTAGATAATTTGCAACTTTCAAATCTAGTGCTGTTTCCTGATGATGAGACAACCCTAAAGATATTAAAAGAGTCAGACCCTTATTTTTACCTTGAACCTACCGAATTGTTTGAAGAAGCCCTAAGAGAATACCCTGATTCAATAATAATAAATTCTATGTATCTTTTTTTCAACTTCCAATATTGGCAAAATTCTTTGGACCCATCTGTAGCGAAAGAAATCTTTGAATATTCTGAAAAAATCGAAAGGCTTGTGGGAGGGAAAACTCCCTATACTGTTTATTACCAAGGACAAATCTTATCAAAATCTAAAATATATAATGATCCTCAAAAAGCTTATAATGACTTAAAAGAAATCTATCTCACTTACAATTATGATAAAAAAATAATTGAATCATTGGTAGAAATAAGTTTTCAAACAAATAACTACGAAATTATAAAAGACCTTTATAATAGTTATATGGATTTAAAAGGGCAAAATGCTCAAACTTTACTGTACTTTTCAAAAATTTTTTACAACATGGGAGAAACGGAAAAATCTAAGGAAATAGCCCTTTCTTTAATTCCAGTTTCAAAGGACTCATCAATTCTATCTGAAACATACGAATTTTTAGGTGACATAGAAAACAATTACGGAAAACAGATAGAATATTATCAAAAAGCTTTAACCCACGACAAGGAAAATGGAAGAATAATGTCTAAATTGGGATTAACCTACTATCATTGGGATAAAAAAGAATATGGCCAATTAGCTAGATACTTTCTCAATGGTGCTCAAAGTCGTAACTATGTCACCGAAGAAATGGAAAAAGCTCTAAAAGAATTGAGATCGAGAGTTGTATTCGAAATTTTCCTTAAATATTTATTACCCTTGCTGTTAGGAGTAGCTTTTGCATTATGGTTGCTATATTATTTGGATAAAAAAAGGAAGATCAAGGAGCACAATCGGATATTTAAAGAGCAGAATAATAAATAG
- a CDS encoding ABC transporter substrate-binding protein, with protein MKKVVSILFTVLLVSFAFSQVEIEFWHGMGGQLGETLNSLVDTFNRENPDVHVSAIYVGNYSALNQKLLSTITAYSQGSTTDLPTLSQAYGNWTAMYLFSDVVQPLNGYIEKDPEFKEAWDNQIFPVLKDLVTWGDTVYGIPFNKSVYVYYYNPDLFDLFGIDPPKTMDELWEVSELLTMDLDMDGETDQYGLGARNFIDDFQIFLYAYNATFLEYVGDGKYRVVLPEEETKEVLTFIKNLKDSGYALFQNAYLDPQFGSGEIAAYMGTVAGLTYAEQSSRGKHGVAWAPLPSVDGVPHSPIAGTDVIMFNWVSQEQKDAAWRFLKFLMDPVNVAYWSINTGYVPIRRDVEEVPQWQAYTATDDKPSIALNELETAIPDPKPAAWNDIRNDISTLFANFLNDMATVDETYDAIVNTLETGLKETGEYAE; from the coding sequence ATGAAGAAAGTTGTTTCTATTCTTTTCACGGTTTTACTTGTTTCTTTTGCTTTTTCTCAAGTCGAGATAGAGTTTTGGCATGGCATGGGAGGACAGCTGGGAGAAACTCTGAATTCCTTAGTCGATACTTTTAATAGGGAAAACCCAGATGTTCATGTGTCAGCCATATATGTGGGAAACTACAGTGCATTAAACCAAAAGTTACTTTCTACGATCACCGCTTATTCCCAAGGAAGTACCACAGACCTTCCAACTTTATCTCAAGCTTATGGAAACTGGACCGCAATGTACCTGTTTTCTGATGTAGTGCAACCACTCAACGGATATATTGAAAAGGATCCTGAGTTTAAAGAAGCTTGGGATAATCAGATATTCCCTGTTCTAAAGGATTTAGTTACATGGGGAGACACAGTATATGGAATCCCATTTAACAAATCTGTTTATGTTTATTATTATAACCCTGATCTATTTGACTTATTTGGAATCGATCCCCCAAAAACTATGGATGAATTATGGGAAGTAAGTGAACTTTTAACAATGGATTTAGACATGGATGGAGAAACGGATCAATATGGATTAGGTGCGAGAAACTTTATCGACGATTTTCAAATATTCTTATATGCATATAACGCAACATTTTTAGAATACGTCGGCGATGGCAAATACAGAGTTGTTTTACCTGAAGAAGAAACAAAAGAAGTTTTAACATTCATAAAGAACCTGAAAGATTCTGGATACGCTTTGTTCCAAAACGCATATTTGGATCCCCAGTTTGGCTCTGGAGAAATAGCCGCATACATGGGAACGGTTGCAGGTTTAACTTATGCTGAACAATCGTCCAGAGGAAAACACGGTGTTGCTTGGGCTCCATTACCTTCTGTAGATGGTGTCCCTCACTCTCCTATAGCTGGAACTGATGTGATAATGTTTAACTGGGTAAGCCAAGAGCAAAAAGACGCAGCTTGGAGATTCTTGAAATTTTTGATGGATCCCGTTAACGTTGCATACTGGTCTATAAATACTGGATATGTTCCAATAAGAAGAGATGTTGAAGAGGTTCCACAGTGGCAAGCCTATACAGCAACAGATGATAAGCCAAGTATTGCACTTAACGAATTAGAAACCGCTATCCCAGATCCAAAACCAGCTGCATGGAACGATATAAGAAATGATATCAGTACATTATTTGCTAACTTCCTAAACGATATGGCAACTGTAGATGAGACATACGATGCCATCGTGAATACTTTAGAAACAGGATTAAAGGAGACAGGCGAATACGCTGAATAA
- a CDS encoding glucose-6-phosphate isomerase (catalyzes the formation of D-fructose 6-phosphate from D-glucose 6-phosphate) — protein sequence MNGIKFDFSNVFHPNIENGLTEEEINDQGNRVQDIVETIIQNNPGFLNLPFTRVYIDRVLDLKTWIQSFESVVVLGIGGSALGNQALQTALNPLHYNALSKEIRKTPKIFILDNVDPDFIASVLDQIDPKTTLFNVISKSGTTAEAMANYLVARGIIEGYGLDPKKHFLFTTDPEKGILKKIAEEEGIKTLDIPPSIGGRFSVLTPVGLLSALASGIDIIDLYNGAKEMHKRVTNPNIWENPAAFNALVHYLYYQKGYNISVMMSYSNKLFLLADWYRQLWAESLGKKYNLKGEVVNVGQTPIKALGTTDQHSQVQLYNEGPYDKVITFIQLENFERNIKIPNIHCDLPELSYLGGKNLSALLNTELAGTEYALTENNRPNLKVIFPQINPFNVGQFIFAYEFQTAVMGNLLDINPYDQPGVELGKKVTYALMGRKGYEDFNIEVENKLKNKKQVTM from the coding sequence ATGAATGGTATAAAATTTGATTTTTCAAATGTTTTCCATCCCAATATTGAAAATGGCTTAACGGAAGAAGAAATAAACGACCAAGGCAATAGAGTTCAAGATATTGTGGAAACGATAATACAAAACAATCCTGGCTTTTTAAATCTGCCCTTCACAAGGGTTTACATAGATAGAGTTTTGGATTTAAAAACGTGGATACAAAGTTTTGAAAGTGTAGTAGTTTTAGGCATAGGTGGTTCTGCATTAGGAAATCAGGCGCTGCAAACAGCCCTTAATCCATTGCATTATAACGCTTTATCTAAAGAAATAAGAAAAACCCCTAAGATTTTCATCCTTGATAATGTTGACCCCGATTTTATAGCATCAGTTTTGGACCAAATCGATCCAAAGACTACCTTGTTCAATGTTATTTCAAAATCTGGAACAACAGCAGAAGCCATGGCAAATTATCTGGTTGCAAGAGGAATAATCGAAGGATACGGATTAGATCCAAAAAAACACTTCCTATTCACCACCGATCCTGAAAAAGGTATATTAAAGAAAATAGCCGAAGAAGAAGGAATCAAAACCTTGGATATACCTCCTTCAATTGGCGGTAGATTCAGCGTTTTAACCCCTGTTGGCTTATTATCAGCTTTGGCAAGTGGAATAGATATAATTGATCTATACAACGGTGCAAAAGAAATGCACAAAAGGGTTACCAATCCAAATATTTGGGAAAATCCTGCGGCTTTTAACGCCTTAGTGCATTATCTATATTACCAGAAAGGTTACAATATTTCCGTAATGATGTCCTACTCAAACAAATTGTTTCTACTAGCTGATTGGTACAGACAATTATGGGCAGAAAGCCTTGGAAAAAAATACAATTTAAAAGGTGAAGTAGTCAACGTTGGGCAAACTCCAATAAAAGCATTAGGCACAACAGACCAACATTCCCAAGTTCAACTATACAACGAAGGTCCATACGATAAGGTAATCACTTTCATACAACTAGAAAATTTTGAACGAAACATAAAAATCCCTAATATACACTGTGACCTTCCCGAGCTATCATATCTGGGAGGTAAAAATCTTTCAGCCCTTTTGAATACAGAATTAGCTGGTACGGAATACGCTTTAACAGAAAACAATAGACCAAATCTAAAAGTTATTTTCCCTCAGATCAATCCCTTCAATGTGGGACAATTCATATTCGCATATGAATTTCAAACAGCAGTAATGGGAAATCTTTTAGATATAAACCCTTATGACCAACCAGGCGTCGAATTAGGTAAAAAGGTTACTTATGCTTTGATGGGCAGGAAAGGGTACGAAGATTTTAACATCGAAGTAGAAAACAAACTTAAAAACAAAAAACAGGTGACGATGTAA
- a CDS encoding DUF933 domain-containing protein, with the protein MEIGIFGLPLTGKTTIFSLLTDYKIEDSYKREAIKRTAIIKDERVNSLARLYNPKKIIFASLDFIDIPSYDHKGDPKEKTRIFQMIQNVDALLLVIRSFKNPSVPWPENADNPIKQLEILKTELILRDLEIVENRLERLETQKKKTKFSVTEENEEKILLKIKEVLEDEVFVSKMELSEEDKKLVGSLALFTLKPIIVCVNVDDDQFSKNSYEYKEQVIEECKKQNFAYIEIDGKIEVEINELEDEEEKRLFLEDLSIKEPGVERLAKIVYNHVGLISFFTVGKDEVRAWTVKKGSTMKEAAGKIHSDFEKNFIRAEVMKYEDLIKYGSEEKVKEQGLWRLAGKDEILEDGEILNIRAST; encoded by the coding sequence GTGGAAATAGGCATATTCGGCCTTCCGTTAACGGGTAAAACTACTATTTTTTCCCTTTTAACTGATTATAAAATAGAGGATAGTTATAAAAGAGAGGCTATAAAAAGAACGGCAATTATAAAAGATGAAAGAGTTAATTCTCTTGCACGTTTATACAATCCTAAAAAGATTATCTTTGCTAGTTTAGATTTTATCGATATTCCAAGCTATGACCACAAAGGGGACCCTAAAGAAAAAACGAGAATTTTTCAGATGATACAGAATGTTGATGCCTTGCTTTTGGTTATAAGATCGTTTAAAAACCCCTCGGTACCTTGGCCTGAAAATGCTGATAATCCAATAAAACAACTAGAAATTTTGAAAACAGAACTAATTCTCAGAGATTTAGAAATTGTAGAAAATCGATTAGAGAGGCTTGAAACGCAAAAGAAAAAGACAAAATTCTCAGTGACGGAAGAAAACGAAGAAAAAATTTTGTTGAAAATAAAAGAAGTTTTGGAGGATGAGGTTTTCGTTTCGAAGATGGAATTGAGTGAAGAGGATAAAAAATTAGTTGGTTCTTTAGCTTTATTCACTTTAAAACCTATTATCGTATGTGTCAACGTCGATGATGACCAATTTTCAAAAAATAGCTACGAATATAAGGAACAGGTAATTGAAGAATGTAAAAAGCAAAATTTTGCCTACATTGAAATAGACGGAAAAATAGAAGTAGAAATAAACGAGCTTGAGGACGAAGAAGAAAAAAGACTATTCTTAGAAGATTTATCAATTAAAGAACCTGGTGTTGAAAGATTAGCAAAAATTGTGTATAATCATGTTGGACTAATTTCTTTCTTCACCGTCGGAAAAGACGAGGTAAGAGCTTGGACGGTAAAAAAAGGTAGTACAATGAAGGAAGCCGCTGGAAAAATACATTCTGATTTCGAGAAGAACTTCATTCGTGCAGAGGTTATGAAATATGAGGACCTAATTAAATACGGAAGCGAAGAAAAAGTGAAAGAACAGGGACTTTGGAGGCTGGCGGGAAAAGATGAAATATTGGAAGATGGTGAAATATTAAACATTAGAGCTAGCACTTGA
- the coaE gene encoding dephospho-CoA kinase (Dephospho-CoA kinase (CoaE) performs the final step in coenzyme A biosynthesis.) gives MVIGITGPAGSGKSTISKIIKTIYKDKASIIDVDRLGHEVLTYFFIKEKLKENFGEEIFDDDNNISRSKLGEIVFSNQEKLELLNQIVHPEILNKTEQILKEISNKNDIIIIDAALLFKIGLDKLCDKIIYVDAPEELRIERLSEKRGIPLEKAKNIVKSQEHINSKRCDFKILNIGNFDQLYKETEKIIQNL, from the coding sequence ATGGTAATAGGAATTACAGGCCCGGCTGGATCTGGAAAAAGCACTATATCAAAGATAATAAAAACAATATACAAAGATAAGGCATCCATAATCGATGTGGATAGGTTAGGACACGAGGTCTTAACCTATTTTTTTATCAAAGAGAAATTGAAAGAAAATTTTGGAGAAGAAATATTCGATGATGATAACAATATTTCTAGATCAAAACTTGGCGAAATAGTTTTTTCAAATCAAGAAAAGTTAGAATTATTGAATCAGATAGTCCATCCAGAAATTCTTAATAAAACTGAACAAATACTGAAAGAAATTTCAAATAAAAATGATATAATAATCATAGATGCAGCTTTGCTTTTCAAAATAGGATTGGACAAATTATGCGATAAAATTATCTACGTAGATGCCCCAGAAGAATTACGTATTGAAAGGCTGTCAGAAAAACGTGGTATCCCCTTGGAGAAGGCAAAAAACATCGTCAAATCCCAAGAACACATAAACTCTAAGCGTTGTGATTTCAAAATATTGAATATTGGTAATTTTGACCAATTGTACAAAGAAACAGAAAAAATTATCCAAAACTTATGA
- a CDS encoding adenine phosphoribosyltransferase, protein MEIVDLKKWIRDIPDFPEKGVIFRDITPLLKNPEVFKYSVEKIAELIKEWDFDCIVSPESRGFIFATPLAYLMNKEFVPIRKPGKLPYKTYSISYELEYGQTSLEMHVDAIDKGEKVIVVDDVLATGGTTKAIKELVDRAGGKTVGVVCLAELTYLNPRENLKDLEIASLIRY, encoded by the coding sequence ATGGAGATAGTAGACCTAAAAAAATGGATAAGAGATATACCAGATTTTCCAGAAAAAGGAGTTATATTTAGAGATATCACACCACTTTTGAAAAACCCTGAAGTTTTTAAGTATTCGGTCGAAAAAATCGCTGAATTGATAAAAGAGTGGGATTTCGATTGTATCGTATCCCCCGAGTCAAGGGGGTTTATATTTGCTACACCTTTAGCTTACCTCATGAATAAAGAATTCGTTCCCATAAGAAAACCAGGAAAACTGCCTTACAAAACCTATTCGATCTCTTATGAACTGGAATATGGTCAAACATCCCTGGAAATGCATGTTGACGCGATAGATAAAGGAGAAAAGGTGATAGTCGTTGATGATGTGTTAGCCACCGGAGGTACTACAAAAGCGATAAAAGAATTAGTAGACAGAGCCGGAGGCAAAACCGTTGGAGTTGTCTGCCTTGCTGAATTAACCTATCTAAATCCAAGAGAAAATTTAAAAGATTTGGAAATTGCCAGCTTGATACGATATTGA
- the galE gene encoding UDP-glucose 4-epimerase GalE yields the protein MILVTGGAGYIGSHLVKRLQDQNKEVVVFDNFEKGHRWAVKDVQVVEGDLRNEKDIDYAFENYKIDEVYHFAAFSLVGESMTEPNKYFNNNICGTLNLLKNMQKHKCRYIVFSSTAAVYGEPEKVPITENQPKNPTNIYGQSKLMIEDILNWYSKLDIIRYVALRYFNAAGAYYDGSIGEAHEPETHLIPLVLETALGKRDQLYVYGNDYPTKDGTAVRDYIHVMDLIDAHILAMKWMKENEKSDVFNLGNGQGFTVLEVIKTAEKVTSKKINYEVVERRPGDPAVLIASSKKAEEVLNWHPQNKELEKIISDAWKWHKNKDKNVLGG from the coding sequence ATGATACTTGTTACAGGAGGAGCTGGGTACATAGGTTCTCATTTGGTGAAAAGGCTGCAAGATCAAAATAAAGAAGTAGTAGTTTTTGATAACTTCGAAAAAGGCCATAGGTGGGCTGTTAAAGATGTACAAGTCGTTGAAGGAGATCTTAGAAACGAAAAAGACATTGATTACGCTTTTGAAAATTACAAAATAGACGAGGTATATCATTTCGCGGCTTTTTCATTAGTTGGTGAATCCATGACAGAACCTAATAAATATTTTAATAACAATATTTGTGGAACATTGAACCTTTTAAAAAACATGCAAAAACATAAATGTAGATACATAGTTTTTTCTTCTACCGCAGCTGTTTATGGAGAACCAGAAAAAGTCCCCATCACTGAAAATCAACCTAAGAATCCTACGAACATCTATGGTCAATCAAAATTAATGATTGAAGATATTCTCAATTGGTATTCTAAACTTGATATTATAAGGTATGTAGCTTTAAGATATTTCAACGCCGCTGGGGCGTATTATGATGGTAGTATAGGCGAAGCCCACGAACCTGAAACTCACTTGATCCCATTAGTTCTTGAAACAGCTTTAGGGAAAAGAGACCAACTGTACGTTTATGGCAATGATTACCCAACCAAGGACGGAACAGCCGTTAGAGACTATATCCATGTAATGGATTTGATAGATGCCCATATTTTAGCTATGAAATGGATGAAGGAAAATGAAAAATCTGACGTTTTTAATTTAGGTAATGGTCAAGGATTTACCGTTTTAGAGGTTATTAAAACAGCTGAAAAAGTAACTTCAAAAAAAATAAATTACGAAGTAGTAGAAAGAAGGCCTGGTGATCCTGCTGTTTTAATAGCTTCCTCAAAGAAAGCAGAGGAAGTTTTAAACTGGCACCCTCAAAATAAAGAATTAGAAAAGATAATATCTGATGCATGGAAATGGCATAAAAATAAAGACAAAAATGTTTTAGGAGGATAA
- a CDS encoding M48 family metallopeptidase: MDIEIEKIIRTKRRTIALQITDDATLIVRAPFNANNKTIMGVVHKHKRWIEEKKREIEARDPKFSPKEFVNGEGFLYLGRYHKLKIVDNEEVPLKFENEFYLSRNSLSQAKEVFIEWYKKMAYEKISERVRWYAQQRGFKYSKVNITNAQKRWGSSSSNGNLNFSWRLIMAPLPVIDYVVIHELVHLEEKNHSKSFWNKVKMLMPDYEKYEDWLKKNSYLLRL, encoded by the coding sequence ATGGATATTGAGATCGAAAAAATAATACGGACAAAAAGAAGAACAATCGCTTTGCAGATAACAGATGATGCTACGTTAATTGTACGGGCTCCTTTTAATGCAAATAATAAAACAATTATGGGGGTCGTTCATAAACATAAAAGATGGATCGAAGAAAAGAAAAGAGAAATAGAGGCGAGAGATCCGAAATTTTCTCCGAAAGAGTTTGTTAATGGAGAAGGCTTTCTCTATCTGGGGAGATATCACAAATTAAAAATAGTGGATAACGAAGAAGTACCGCTGAAATTTGAAAACGAATTCTATCTTTCGAGAAATTCATTATCACAAGCTAAAGAAGTATTTATTGAATGGTACAAGAAGATGGCTTACGAAAAAATTTCTGAGAGAGTTAGATGGTACGCGCAGCAAAGAGGTTTTAAATATAGCAAAGTTAACATTACCAATGCACAAAAAAGGTGGGGTTCCTCTTCTTCCAATGGAAATTTAAATTTCTCATGGCGGCTTATCATGGCCCCTTTGCCCGTGATAGATTACGTTGTTATTCATGAACTTGTTCATTTGGAAGAAAAAAACCACTCAAAATCCTTCTGGAATAAGGTTAAAATGTTGATGCCAGACTATGAAAAATATGAGGACTGGCTAAAAAAGAACTCCTATTTGTTGAGGTTATAA
- the iscB gene encoding RNA-guided endonuclease IscB — MLVYVLNKYGKPLMPCKPSKARKLLKEGKAKVVRKEPFTIQLLYGSSGYKQPITLGVDAGSKSIGLSATTENKELFAAEVEIRDDIPKLISQKRQYRKGRRFRKTRYRKPRFLNRVHSRKKQKQADATQPYGRQGNWLAPSVEHKIKSHIKLIDLVHSILPITTIVVEVASFDIQKIKNPNIEGKQYQQGEQLDFWNVREYVLWRDNYTCQRCKDKSKDKRLNVHHIESRQIGGNAPSNLITLCETCHKDYHDGKIKLDFKRGQKFKDATSMNIMRWTLYNRLKDLYSNVHLTYGYITKNTRIQNSLTKTHRIDALCISGHPQAKQLDYYYHIKEVRRHNRQIHKAKILKGGIRKLNQAPYLVHGFRLFDKVKYKGIECFIFGRRSTGYFDIRKLDGTVIHRSAKSKDLILVSKAKTLLWERRENSAFLSPLPYLP; from the coding sequence ATGTTAGTGTACGTTTTAAACAAATACGGGAAACCTCTTATGCCTTGTAAACCTTCAAAGGCAAGAAAACTACTTAAAGAGGGAAAAGCCAAGGTTGTTAGAAAAGAACCTTTTACTATTCAATTACTCTATGGTAGTAGTGGTTATAAACAACCTATTACTTTAGGAGTAGACGCAGGAAGTAAAAGTATAGGGTTGTCTGCTACTACTGAAAATAAGGAACTTTTTGCAGCAGAAGTTGAAATAAGAGATGATATACCTAAACTTATATCTCAGAAACGACAGTATCGTAAAGGTAGACGTTTCAGAAAAACAAGGTATAGGAAACCACGCTTTTTAAACCGTGTCCACAGTAGAAAAAAACAGAAACAGGCTGACGCCACACAGCCTTACGGCAGACAAGGGAACTGGCTTGCACCGTCAGTAGAACATAAAATAAAGTCGCACATTAAACTGATCGATCTAGTTCATAGCATACTTCCTATTACAACGATTGTAGTAGAAGTTGCAAGTTTCGATATACAAAAGATTAAGAATCCTAACATTGAAGGCAAACAATACCAACAAGGTGAACAATTAGATTTTTGGAATGTAAGAGAATATGTTCTTTGGAGAGATAATTATACCTGTCAACGCTGCAAAGATAAGTCCAAAGATAAGAGGCTCAATGTTCACCACATCGAAAGTAGACAAATAGGTGGGAACGCACCTAGTAATTTAATTACATTGTGTGAAACATGTCATAAGGATTACCACGATGGAAAAATTAAATTGGATTTTAAAAGAGGACAAAAATTTAAAGATGCTACCTCTATGAATATTATGAGATGGACATTATACAATAGATTGAAAGATTTGTATTCTAACGTTCATCTAACTTATGGATATATCACTAAAAATACAAGGATACAAAATAGTTTAACTAAAACACATAGAATAGACGCCTTATGTATTAGTGGTCATCCTCAAGCAAAACAATTAGATTACTATTATCACATTAAAGAAGTTCGACGACACAATAGACAAATACACAAAGCTAAAATTCTAAAGGGAGGAATAAGAAAACTAAACCAAGCACCTTATCTAGTACATGGTTTTAGATTGTTTGATAAAGTAAAATACAAGGGTATTGAATGTTTCATATTTGGAAGACGTTCAACTGGATATTTTGATATAAGAAAACTTGATGGTACAGTAATTCATAGAAGTGCAAAAAGCAAAGATTTAATCTTGGTAAGTAAAGCTAAAACTCTATTATGGGAAAGGAGGGAAAATTCTGCATTCCTCTCACCACTTCCTTATCTGCCGTAA